In one window of Hymenobacter nivis DNA:
- a CDS encoding ABC transporter ATP-binding protein, translated as MARSGLNTSGAGLAVDAPKPKVTKESFKRSLRIFRFVLPYRTKFLVGLLMLVLSSSTFMAFPWVAGKLVDAANNKPYVLPGGTVFDINRIALTLFLVIVLQGFFSFGRVWFFTQVSEFAVRDLRQAIYAKFVQLPIPFFEQNRVGALISRITSDVGQVQDAFSLTLAELFRQVFTLLGGIVFIMVVSVKLSLFMLVTFPPIVLVAGLFGRKIRTLAKTTQLELANANVIVEETIQSINSVKAFTNERFEIGRYDASLGRAVQAALQSNLYRGGFISFVIIGLFGGIILVLWRGATLVHATGPDHLEIGQLVTFIIYTAFIGASVAGLGELYGKVQTILGATEHIREVLDETPEPTHLTPPVGLVPAHLTGDIRYEHVAFHYPTRPDIAVLQDIDFHIKPGEKIALVGPSGAGKSTIASLLMQFYQLSGGRILVDGHDVRDYDLTALRRHIGIVPQETLLFGGTIRENIAYGKPTATDDEIIAAARQANAWQFISSFPEGLDAVVGDRGIKLSGGQRQRVAIARAILKNPAILILDEATSALDSESEKLVQGALDELLQHRTSIIIAHRLSTIRKVDKILVIDGGRIVEAGSHDELADNENGIYANLLRLQFELT; from the coding sequence ATGGCCCGAAGCGGACTAAACACCAGCGGCGCCGGCCTTGCGGTCGACGCCCCCAAGCCCAAAGTAACCAAAGAATCGTTCAAGCGCAGCCTGCGGATTTTCCGTTTTGTGCTGCCCTACCGCACCAAATTTCTGGTGGGCCTGCTGATGCTGGTGTTAAGCAGCAGCACGTTCATGGCGTTTCCGTGGGTGGCGGGCAAGCTCGTCGATGCGGCTAACAACAAGCCATATGTGTTGCCCGGCGGCACGGTGTTCGACATCAACCGCATTGCCCTGACGCTGTTTTTGGTCATCGTGCTGCAAGGGTTTTTCTCGTTTGGGCGCGTGTGGTTTTTCACGCAGGTAAGTGAGTTTGCAGTGCGCGACCTGCGGCAGGCCATCTACGCCAAGTTCGTGCAGCTGCCCATTCCATTCTTCGAGCAGAACCGCGTGGGAGCCCTCATTTCGCGCATCACCTCTGATGTGGGCCAGGTGCAGGACGCCTTTTCGCTAACGCTGGCCGAGCTATTCCGGCAGGTATTCACGCTGCTGGGCGGCATCGTGTTCATCATGGTGGTGTCGGTGAAGCTGTCACTGTTCATGCTCGTCACGTTCCCGCCCATCGTTCTGGTGGCCGGGCTGTTCGGGCGCAAAATCCGCACCCTGGCCAAAACCACGCAGCTGGAGCTGGCCAACGCCAACGTCATCGTGGAGGAAACCATCCAGTCCATCAACTCGGTGAAGGCCTTCACCAACGAGCGGTTTGAAATTGGCCGCTACGACGCCTCCCTGGGGCGAGCCGTACAGGCCGCGCTGCAAAGCAACCTGTACCGGGGCGGCTTTATCTCGTTCGTAATCATTGGGTTGTTCGGCGGTATCATCCTGGTGCTCTGGCGCGGGGCCACCCTGGTACACGCCACTGGCCCCGACCACCTGGAAATCGGCCAGCTCGTCACCTTCATCATCTACACGGCCTTCATTGGGGCCTCGGTGGCGGGCCTGGGCGAGCTATACGGCAAGGTGCAGACCATCCTGGGAGCCACCGAGCACATCCGCGAAGTACTGGACGAAACGCCCGAGCCCACCCACCTCACGCCACCTGTCGGCCTGGTACCGGCCCACCTCACCGGCGACATTCGCTACGAGCACGTGGCCTTCCACTACCCCACGCGGCCCGATATTGCGGTGCTGCAAGACATTGACTTCCACATCAAGCCGGGCGAAAAAATTGCGCTCGTGGGCCCCAGCGGCGCGGGCAAAAGCACCATCGCCAGCCTGCTGATGCAGTTTTACCAGCTCAGCGGGGGCCGCATCCTCGTCGATGGCCACGACGTGCGCGACTACGACCTCACCGCGCTGCGCCGCCACATCGGCATCGTGCCGCAGGAAACGCTGCTCTTCGGCGGCACCATCCGCGAGAACATCGCCTACGGCAAGCCCACCGCCACCGACGACGAAATCATCGCCGCCGCCCGCCAAGCCAACGCCTGGCAGTTCATCAGCTCCTTCCCCGAGGGCCTCGACGCCGTGGTGGGCGACCGCGGCATCAAGCTCTCAGGCGGGCAGCGCCAGCGCGTAGCCATCGCCCGCGCCATCCTGAAAAACCCCGCCATCCTCATCCTCGACGAAGCCACTTCGGCCCTCGACAGCGAGAGCGAAAAGCTGGTGCAGGGGGCCCTGGACGAGCTACTCCAGCACCGCACCAGCATCATCATCGCCCACCGCCTCAGCACCATCCGCAAAGTCGATAAAATCCTGGTCATCGACGGCGGCCGCATCGTCGAAGCCGGCTCCCACGACGAGCTAGCCGACAACGAAAACGGCATTTACGCCAACTTGCTGCGCTTGCAATTTGAGTTGACGTAG
- a CDS encoding energy transducer TonB: protein MKSSLLLLLLAGPAAARAQTAPAPIVLRAGHMQAQARGGAPNRPDKAPQYPGGPQALGAFFQDNLKYPEAARVKSVTGNVLLNATVGPDGRLGNLKVAQSLSPECDAEALRVAALLPPWHPATRLGVPLPVAIQLPVPFGNGTILNVLK, encoded by the coding sequence ATGAAATCTTCCCTGTTGCTGTTGCTACTTGCCGGCCCCGCGGCGGCGCGGGCGCAAACGGCCCCGGCGCCCATCGTGCTGCGGGCCGGCCACATGCAGGCCCAGGCCCGCGGCGGGGCCCCCAACCGGCCCGACAAAGCGCCGCAGTACCCTGGGGGGCCCCAGGCGCTGGGCGCGTTTTTTCAGGATAACCTAAAGTATCCGGAGGCCGCGCGCGTCAAAAGTGTCACGGGCAACGTGTTGCTGAATGCCACCGTGGGCCCCGACGGCCGCCTTGGCAACCTGAAAGTGGCCCAGTCGCTCTCGCCCGAGTGCGACGCTGAGGCGCTGCGCGTAGCGGCGCTGCTGCCGCCCTGGCACCCGGCCACCCGCCTGGGCGTGCCGCTGCCAGTGGCCATTCAATTGCCGGTGCCGTTTGGCAACGGCACCATACTCAACGTTTTGAAGTAG
- a CDS encoding sodium:solute symporter, producing MSPTLVLSLIAGYFAVLIVIAVLTSRKVTSESFFVADRNAPWYMVAFAMIGTSLSGVTFISVPGNVYGKSWSYLAVALGFVAGYLVIGTVLLPLYYRLRLVSIYSYLEQRFGYWSYKTGALFFLISRSLGSALRLYLVAGVLQLAVFDAMGVPFAVTVVVSILFIYLYTFKGGLKTILWTDTFQTLAMLSCVGLSIYFMADELNYSFKQLVSSVRESPMSQVYFSDFRDDKYFWKQFASGMFITIVMTGLDQDLMQKNLSCRSLGDAQKNLFWFTPVIVCVNILFLTLGVLMYQYAAARGLHLSELPQLLNLKGGLDTDKVFPYLATTQFSLVAGVIFILGIIAVTYASADSALTALTTSFCVDFLDIKKYPEARQTRLRQLTHLGWSGVLIVIILIFRALNEQSLIDAVYKAAGFTYGPLLGLFAFGIFTRRSLRERLVLPVCVAGVLLTLLIVSHSEAWLGGYKFGFEILLLNGALILLGLFAISRPAALNPAPAPAV from the coding sequence ATGTCGCCAACCCTCGTTTTGAGCCTCATCGCGGGCTATTTCGCTGTTCTGATTGTCATTGCCGTTCTCACCTCGCGCAAGGTCACGAGCGAGAGCTTCTTCGTAGCCGACCGCAACGCGCCCTGGTACATGGTGGCGTTTGCGATGATCGGCACCTCGCTTTCCGGCGTCACGTTCATCTCGGTGCCGGGCAACGTGTACGGCAAAAGCTGGAGCTATCTAGCTGTTGCGCTGGGCTTTGTGGCGGGCTACCTGGTTATCGGTACCGTGCTGCTGCCGCTGTACTACCGGTTGCGGCTGGTGTCCATCTACTCCTACCTGGAGCAGCGCTTCGGCTACTGGAGCTACAAGACGGGGGCCCTGTTCTTCCTGATTTCCCGCTCGTTGGGCTCGGCCCTGCGGCTGTATTTGGTGGCGGGCGTGCTGCAACTAGCAGTGTTCGACGCCATGGGCGTGCCGTTCGCCGTCACCGTCGTGGTCAGCATCCTGTTCATCTACCTCTACACCTTCAAGGGAGGCCTCAAAACCATTCTCTGGACCGATACTTTCCAGACGCTGGCCATGCTGAGCTGCGTGGGCCTGAGCATCTACTTCATGGCCGACGAGTTGAATTACTCGTTCAAGCAACTCGTCAGTAGCGTGCGCGAGAGCCCGATGTCGCAGGTGTACTTCTCGGATTTCCGCGACGATAAGTATTTCTGGAAGCAGTTTGCCTCGGGCATGTTCATCACCATCGTGATGACCGGCCTCGACCAGGACCTGATGCAGAAAAACCTGAGCTGCCGCAGCCTCGGCGACGCCCAGAAGAACCTGTTCTGGTTCACGCCCGTTATCGTGTGCGTTAATATTTTGTTCCTCACCCTAGGCGTGCTCATGTACCAGTACGCCGCCGCCCGCGGCCTGCACCTCAGCGAGTTGCCGCAGCTCCTCAACCTGAAGGGCGGCCTCGACACCGACAAAGTGTTTCCGTACCTGGCCACTACGCAGTTCTCGCTCGTAGCCGGCGTTATCTTCATTTTAGGCATCATCGCCGTCACCTACGCCTCCGCCGATTCGGCCCTCACGGCCCTCACCACGTCGTTCTGCGTCGATTTTCTGGACATTAAAAAGTACCCCGAGGCCCGGCAGACGCGCCTGCGCCAGCTCACCCACCTGGGCTGGTCGGGGGTGCTCATCGTCATTATCCTCATTTTCAGGGCCCTCAACGAGCAGAGCCTGATTGACGCCGTGTACAAGGCCGCGGGCTTCACCTACGGGCCCCTGCTGGGCCTGTTTGCGTTCGGCATCTTCACCCGGCGCAGCCTGCGCGAGCGGCTGGTGCTGCCCGTGTGCGTGGCCGGGGTACTGCTCACGCTGCTCATTGTGTCGCACTCGGAGGCGTGGCTGGGCGGCTACAAGTTCGGTTTCGAGATTCTGCTTTTGAACGGGGCCTTGATTCTACTGGGCCTGTTTGCCATCTCGCGCCCCGCCGCGCTGAACCCCGCGCCCGCGCCCGCGGTTTAG
- a CDS encoding IS630 family transposase, with translation MRRLFLEAIQPEDVTRFVFVDETSTNLTYCRRYGRAPAGQRLDQAVPLLSGPNVTLLAALTPDGLGALLSVNGAVNGAVNGDVFAAYLDQVPGPTLRPGDVVVLDNLSVHKVDGLDDIVRKYGARLRYLPPYSPDFNPIELAFSKLKTWLRTAKARTRDLLEEAIRAAAEWVTEQDAKNWFNHCGYHVQ, from the coding sequence TTGCGCCGCTTGTTTTTGGAAGCCATTCAGCCAGAAGATGTTACCCGTTTCGTATTCGTGGACGAGACGAGCACTAACCTCACCTACTGCCGCCGCTATGGCCGGGCCCCGGCCGGCCAGCGCCTGGACCAGGCCGTGCCGTTGCTCAGCGGCCCGAACGTGACGCTCCTCGCCGCCCTGACCCCGGACGGGCTCGGGGCGTTGCTCAGCGTCAACGGGGCTGTCAACGGGGCTGTCAACGGCGACGTGTTTGCCGCCTACCTCGACCAGGTGCCCGGCCCCACCCTGCGGCCGGGCGACGTGGTGGTACTCGACAACCTCTCCGTGCATAAGGTGGACGGGCTGGACGATATCGTGCGCAAATACGGGGCACGGCTGCGCTACCTGCCGCCTTATTCGCCTGATTTCAACCCCATTGAACTGGCTTTTAGCAAGCTCAAGACGTGGCTGCGCACCGCCAAGGCCCGTACCCGCGACCTGCTGGAGGAAGCCATCCGGGCCGCCGCCGAGTGGGTAACCGAACAGGATGCCAAAAATTGGTTTAACCATTGTGGATATCATGTACAGTGA
- a CDS encoding MBL fold metallo-hydrolase, giving the protein MASVSYLNNPALPTVRPGYPGNKRIGNQFANGEALYSPTAADVLKWQLATNPQKEEKKRDHWVPRVVDATGTLAGPDDVLLWLGHASFVLRIAGQTLLFDPILFSSVGLRRRHPLPCRPEDLVGIDWLLLSHGHRDHLDEASVKLLACQNPQLRALVPLGMGPLLRGMAPGLPVQEAGWWQQYDVGPGAPFEVYYLPASHWHRRGLFDVNTVLWGSFLIKVVATDRLIYFAGDTAFGDHFEQIERQFGPLDVVLLPIGAYKPPYMMTKSHVNPHEAAKAANVLRAGHLVPMHYGTFDLSDEPAAEPLRQLTEIAAGGMLRGELHAPAVGEPLRWQDWE; this is encoded by the coding sequence ATGGCTTCTGTTTCGTACTTGAATAACCCCGCCCTGCCCACCGTGCGCCCCGGCTACCCAGGCAATAAGCGCATCGGCAACCAATTTGCCAACGGCGAGGCCCTCTACTCCCCCACTGCCGCCGACGTGCTGAAGTGGCAGCTGGCCACCAACCCCCAAAAGGAAGAAAAAAAGCGCGACCACTGGGTGCCCCGCGTGGTGGACGCCACCGGGACCCTGGCCGGCCCCGACGACGTGCTGCTGTGGCTGGGCCACGCCAGCTTCGTGCTGCGCATCGCGGGCCAAACGCTGCTCTTCGACCCCATACTATTCAGCTCAGTAGGGCTGCGCCGGCGCCACCCCCTGCCCTGCCGGCCCGAAGACCTGGTGGGCATCGACTGGCTGCTGCTCTCGCACGGCCACCGCGACCACCTCGACGAGGCTTCCGTGAAGCTGCTGGCCTGCCAGAACCCGCAGTTGCGGGCGCTGGTGCCGCTGGGCATGGGGCCCCTGCTGCGCGGCATGGCCCCGGGCCTGCCCGTGCAGGAAGCCGGCTGGTGGCAGCAATACGACGTGGGCCCCGGGGCCCCCTTCGAGGTGTACTACCTGCCGGCCAGCCACTGGCACCGCCGCGGGCTGTTCGATGTAAACACCGTACTCTGGGGCAGCTTTCTCATCAAAGTCGTTGCCACCGACCGGCTCATCTATTTCGCTGGCGACACTGCTTTCGGCGACCATTTCGAGCAGATTGAGCGGCAGTTTGGGCCCCTGGACGTGGTGCTGCTGCCCATCGGGGCCTACAAGCCTCCCTACATGATGACCAAGAGCCACGTGAACCCCCACGAAGCCGCCAAGGCCGCCAACGTGCTGCGCGCCGGCCACCTAGTACCCATGCACTACGGCACCTTCGACCTGAGCGACGAGCCCGCCGCGGAGCCCCTGCGCCAACTAACGGAAATCGCGGCCGGCGGCATGCTGCGCGGCGAGCTGCACGCCCCGGCCGTGGGCGAGCCGCTGCGCTGGCAGGATTGGGAGTAA
- a CDS encoding M61 family metallopeptidase, which translates to MSNLKYATRLLALALCAGLAPAALWAQTVPPRPRPAPAKPAAKPAAKAKLGAPAKPAAKAPGAPAKAAGPAVRYAVAFPNAVHHEARITATFAGLPPGPLRVRMARSSPGRYSQHDFIKNVYYVVATDGADHPLPTARPDAYGWDVTPGADGTVVFHYTLYANRSDGTYAGVDAQHAHLNAPAVFCYALGLENRPVEVQFNALPDWKIATQLQPAGEKNTFSAPNWAYLMDSPTMLGAQQVRTWEEDGQTIALAVMSPDTPAAVDEYMQRVQQVVREEKAIFGELPTYDFGRYTFLANYLPQATSDGMEHRNSTSLTAPRDLQGANALSNLGTVTHEFFHAWNVKRIRPKDLEPFNFQRTNMSDALWLAEGFTQYYGELTLRRTHDYDDAAFFDKVSDWVSERLNSPGARYTSAVGMSQQAVFADRGASIDPVNTANTFLSYYYYGAGLALALDLELRRDHRATLDQYMQALWQQYGKKQANFAPTRPYTLPDCQRVLGEVAHDTAYAGQFFRRYVYGHEQPRFAEDLQAAGLAVVPTHQLALGEQVGFDPQGRCLVAGNALIGSGLYKAGLDVGDQLLMLDDKPLRAPADLDAVLKRHAPNQIVSAQVRTRAGAERAVQLLLNETASVQVQRTEAGAKTPLTPAQQSLRDAWLASQVR; encoded by the coding sequence ATGAGTAATCTGAAGTACGCCACGCGTTTGCTGGCCCTAGCCTTGTGCGCCGGCCTGGCCCCCGCCGCGCTGTGGGCCCAAACGGTGCCCCCGCGGCCCCGCCCCGCCCCGGCCAAACCGGCGGCAAAACCAGCGGCCAAAGCCAAGCTCGGGGCCCCGGCCAAGCCCGCCGCCAAGGCTCCCGGGGCCCCGGCCAAGGCGGCGGGGCCCGCGGTGCGCTACGCAGTGGCGTTTCCGAACGCGGTGCACCACGAGGCGCGCATCACGGCCACGTTTGCGGGGCTGCCGCCGGGGCCCCTGCGGGTGCGCATGGCGCGCAGCTCGCCGGGGCGTTACTCGCAGCACGACTTCATCAAAAATGTGTACTACGTGGTGGCCACCGATGGCGCTGACCACCCGCTGCCCACGGCCCGCCCCGACGCCTACGGCTGGGACGTGACGCCGGGCGCCGACGGCACGGTGGTGTTCCACTACACGCTGTACGCCAACCGCAGCGACGGCACCTACGCCGGCGTGGACGCGCAGCACGCGCACCTGAACGCGCCGGCCGTGTTTTGCTACGCGCTGGGGCTGGAAAACCGCCCGGTGGAGGTGCAGTTCAATGCCTTGCCCGATTGGAAAATAGCTACCCAGCTGCAGCCCGCGGGCGAGAAAAACACCTTTTCAGCCCCCAACTGGGCTTACCTCATGGATAGCCCCACGATGCTGGGGGCCCAGCAGGTGCGCACCTGGGAGGAAGACGGCCAGACCATTGCGCTGGCCGTGATGAGCCCCGACACGCCCGCCGCCGTGGACGAGTACATGCAGCGCGTGCAGCAGGTGGTGAGGGAGGAAAAGGCCATTTTTGGCGAGCTGCCGACGTATGATTTCGGGCGCTATACCTTCCTGGCCAACTACTTGCCGCAGGCCACCAGCGACGGCATGGAGCACCGCAACTCGACATCGCTGACGGCCCCGCGCGACTTACAGGGGGCCAACGCCCTGAGCAACCTGGGCACGGTGACCCACGAGTTTTTCCACGCCTGGAACGTGAAGCGCATCCGGCCCAAAGACCTGGAACCCTTCAACTTCCAGCGCACCAACATGAGCGACGCGCTGTGGCTGGCCGAGGGCTTCACGCAGTATTACGGCGAGCTGACACTGCGCCGCACCCACGACTACGACGACGCGGCGTTTTTTGACAAGGTGAGCGACTGGGTGAGCGAGCGCCTCAACAGCCCCGGGGCCCGCTACACCTCGGCCGTGGGCATGAGCCAGCAGGCCGTCTTCGCCGATAGGGGGGCGAGCATCGACCCCGTTAACACCGCCAACACCTTCCTCAGCTACTACTACTACGGCGCCGGCCTGGCCCTGGCCCTCGACCTGGAGCTGCGCCGCGACCACCGCGCCACCCTCGACCAGTACATGCAGGCGCTGTGGCAGCAGTACGGGAAAAAGCAGGCCAACTTCGCCCCCACCCGCCCCTACACCCTGCCCGATTGCCAGCGGGTGCTGGGCGAGGTGGCCCACGACACGGCCTACGCAGGCCAGTTTTTCCGGCGCTATGTGTACGGCCACGAGCAGCCGCGCTTCGCCGAGGACTTGCAGGCCGCGGGGCTGGCCGTGGTGCCCACCCACCAGCTGGCCCTGGGCGAGCAGGTGGGCTTCGACCCGCAGGGCCGCTGCCTGGTGGCCGGCAACGCCCTCATCGGCTCGGGCCTGTACAAGGCCGGCCTCGACGTGGGCGACCAGCTGCTGATGCTGGACGACAAGCCCCTGCGGGCCCCTGCCGACCTCGACGCCGTGCTGAAACGCCACGCGCCCAACCAAATTGTAAGCGCCCAGGTGCGTACCCGCGCCGGCGCCGAGCGCGCCGTGCAGCTGCTGCTCAACGAAACGGCCAGCGTGCAGGTGCAGCGCACGGAAGCCGGCGCCAAAACGCCGCTCACCCCCGCCCAGCAGTCCCTGCGCGACGCCTGGCTGGCCAGCCAGGTACGGTAG
- a CDS encoding class I SAM-dependent methyltransferase, with the protein MNTNSPISRPEPPTGGPAARLSGNFDRIAWCYDALAGLVFGGSLRAAQRAALAGLPAGAPRVLILGGGTGWVLGEVLRHRPGAAVLYLEASGPMLARATARLHREWPGAARQVEFRLGTEAALKPGEQFDALVTFFVLDCFAPAALGPALARLAAARRPAAPWLLADFSRPRRGWHRALLGTMYRFFGAVAALRAQQLPDLHGALAGLGLRPGPPAYFFGGAVEGTVFRPVGPAEKAV; encoded by the coding sequence TTGAACACAAATTCTCCAATTTCTCGCCCCGAACCGCCCACTGGGGGCCCCGCAGCCCGCCTTAGCGGCAACTTCGACCGCATTGCTTGGTGCTACGACGCGCTGGCGGGCCTCGTGTTTGGCGGCAGCCTGCGGGCGGCGCAGCGGGCCGCGCTGGCCGGGCTGCCCGCCGGGGCCCCACGCGTGCTGATACTGGGCGGCGGCACGGGCTGGGTGCTGGGCGAAGTGCTGCGCCACCGCCCAGGTGCAGCGGTACTCTACCTCGAAGCTTCGGGGCCCATGCTGGCGCGGGCCACTGCGCGCCTGCACCGCGAGTGGCCGGGCGCGGCGCGGCAGGTCGAGTTTCGGCTGGGAACCGAGGCGGCGCTGAAGCCCGGCGAGCAGTTCGACGCGCTGGTGACGTTTTTCGTACTCGACTGCTTTGCGCCGGCCGCGCTGGGGCCCGCCCTGGCCCGCCTGGCAGCGGCCCGGCGCCCCGCGGCGCCGTGGCTGCTGGCCGATTTCAGCCGGCCGCGGCGGGGCTGGCACCGGGCGCTGCTGGGAACCATGTACCGGTTTTTTGGGGCGGTGGCGGCCCTGCGCGCCCAGCAGCTGCCCGACCTGCACGGGGCCCTGGCCGGGCTGGGGCTGCGCCCGGGGCCCCCGGCCTACTTCTTCGGCGGGGCGGTAGAGGGCACCGTGTTCCGGCCCGTGGGGCCAGCGGAAAAGGCTGTGTAG
- a CDS encoding phosphatase PAP2 family protein — MPNTSTSPTPPPSRWGALAGLLTAEAVGGALVFVLAFGVFFYLAREVFAEKSAVFDNWGFAQMDRLRAAAPWLTAWVFRLTFFGSVAFFVPASLLVPLVLHRRGFVRYAVELLLAMGGGLVLNELLKAYFQRPRPSTALIYQYGLSFPSGHAMMSMAYYGCLAWLVVQHTGRWGWGIALVAFALLIGLTRMYLHVHYPTDVVAGFAGGAAWLVLLRTGVRLFWKEENKM, encoded by the coding sequence ATGCCCAATACTTCCACTTCGCCCACGCCGCCGCCGTCCCGCTGGGGGGCCTTGGCCGGCCTGCTCACCGCCGAAGCCGTAGGTGGGGCCCTGGTGTTCGTGCTGGCGTTCGGGGTGTTTTTTTACCTGGCCCGTGAGGTATTTGCCGAAAAATCGGCGGTGTTCGACAACTGGGGCTTTGCGCAAATGGACCGCCTACGGGCCGCCGCTCCGTGGCTCACGGCCTGGGTGTTCCGGCTCACATTCTTCGGGTCGGTGGCGTTTTTTGTGCCGGCCAGCCTGCTGGTGCCGCTGGTGCTGCACCGCCGCGGCTTCGTGCGCTACGCCGTTGAGCTACTGCTGGCCATGGGCGGCGGCTTGGTCCTCAATGAGTTGCTGAAGGCGTACTTCCAGCGCCCGCGTCCATCCACCGCCCTTATCTACCAATACGGCCTGAGTTTTCCCAGCGGCCACGCCATGATGAGCATGGCCTACTACGGCTGCCTGGCCTGGCTGGTGGTGCAGCACACCGGCCGCTGGGGCTGGGGCATCGCGCTGGTGGCTTTTGCGCTGCTCATCGGCCTCACCCGCATGTACTTGCACGTGCACTACCCCACCGACGTAGTGGCCGGTTTTGCCGGCGGCGCCGCATGGCTGGTGCTGCTGCGCACCGGCGTCCGGCTGTTCTGGAAAGAAGAGAATAAAATGTGA